In Populus alba chromosome 4, ASM523922v2, whole genome shotgun sequence, the genomic window CATTTAGTAATGGAtgataattaattcaaaagttactttgatggtaaaatactacttttttatttttacatattctaatttattttatcatgttaataattttagatcttGATTTTCAGGTTTTGATGTATTACGGAATCAAAGTGCAATGTCATCTTGATGTGCACACAGCATGACAATGTTAAGTCCTTTTGGGCTGCATGAGAAGATTAGAAAGACTtgcaacatattaaaacaatattagataaatgaatatttagtgacaaaaatattaaatatattattatagaattttgtaacaaaaaatataaaatattgacatTAATTATAAACCCATTAGAAAGCTCAAAAAGGCCTTAAAAAGCCCAAAAAAGCCTTAAAAAAAgtcgaaccgaaccgaaaccatCCGGTTTGAATccggttttgaattttttaagcaGAAAAAACCGGACCAACCGGAAATGCTCACCCCTACTTCGTGGCATCCTTGGATCCAGGTTTTTTTGTGGCTGGGAGGAATTCGTGATAGTTTTCAAGGGAGCTTCCAGCTCCATTATCCTTCGAGGTGACGGGCAAGTAAACAAAACCTCGTTTTCTTATAATAATGTCACCATTACGTTGACTAGCAATTTGCTTTGAAGGTTCTTTGCACGTTATGGAGGGTCCAATGCCGAACCCACTTGGCATTAATTAATGTCCATGAGCCATGCCCTCGACTAAAGTCAACTTCAACAGTGCATGCTTTCATGGCATCTTGTCTTCCATCTAGGGAAGGCGAGGAGAAACAGTAGTGGTTACAACTTGATTTTCGAGTGGAACTCGGGACAGGTGCTCAGTAGGTTGCCTCCTGCTACTTAGATAATGCAATGAGAGATGAAGaagtttgattttcttattatattgTAAACCACCTTGTTCTATTTCCTTGAAACTACTCAATCTGAATATTTTATTGGATATAATCATATTTTGACGTATTGAGAACAAGTCCAGAGGTCGGGAAGAAGCTAGGAATAGGTTTGTATCTTCTGCAGAGAAGGTTTGAAATGTTCAGCAACAAATCTACCaagtataaatttataaaataaataaattgacctcggaatagtttaatggaaaccaatacaagttgaaaaaaatgcCGGAACTTTACTCAGAACTTTGagcttcatctttttctttttttgctccAGGTTTCTTCCCATCTAAGAAATTCCTAGGGGGATTTTAGAGTCTGAATAAGATTATTTTTGCGAATTGTGATTAGAATCTGCTGAAATTCTCTGAAGAAATACATGGAAACAGAATTAAGGCTCATCGGAGACCAAAGCCAGGAAAATGCAGGAACCTCTGATGATCATGTCACTAGCATCATGGAGGCAGACAGGCAATGGCTAAAATCAGTggaaaaaaaagactaagctattGCCAAAATTGTTAAACAATTCAGCCGGCAAGAGCTCTTGCTGCATTTTTAGAGTGCCTCACAGCCTCGTCGAGATTAACAAGAAGGCCTATCATCCCCATATTGTCTCCATTGGTCCTTACCACCATGGCAAAGTGCACCTCAAGATGATCGAAGAACACAAATGGCGGTTTCTTGGTGGTGTTCTTGCTCGAACACAGCAACATGGTATTGGGATCAACGACTTCTTCAAAGCCATAGCACCGATTGAGGAGAAGATAAGAGATTGTTACTCTGAGACTATTGAATGTAgcagacaagaattccttgagATGATGGTGCTTGATGGGTGTTTCATTATTGAGCTCTTCTGCATCGTTGGAGGGATAGTGCAAGGAGATATTGATGACCCTATATTCAAAATGACACGGATGATTTTCTTTATCATGCGTGATCTTCTCAAGTTAGAGAACCAAATTCCCTTCTTTGTTCTTGAAACTCTGTTCGAGACCTCAATCTTAtcttcaagaaaacaaaatgtttcATCCCTTACGGTACTTGCCTTGAAATTCTTTGATCATGCTGTTCAAAGACCTCCTGAAGTCCTAAGAAGGTATAAAGACATTAGGGGGGGCCATTTACTAGATTTGTTTCGCTCGACTATCATCCCTTCATCCCAAGAAGTGCATAGAAAGATCAGTCCATTCCTTCAATTGATTCAACCTGCCAACAAGCTCCATCAAGCTGGAATAAAGTTCAAGCCAAGGGAGACTGACAGCTTCTTGGACATCGAATTCAGCAATGGAGTCCTTGAAATCCCACTTTTAACAGTAGATGATTTCACTACGTCTGTCATTCTCAATTGTGTTGCATTTGAACAATGCTATGCCCATTGCTCAAACCACATTACAAGTTATGTTACCTTCATGGGCTGCCTCATCAACGCCCCTAGTGATGCGGGGTTCTTATGTGAGTACAAAATAGTTGAGAATTACTTCGGAGCCGACGAGGAAATTGCTAGTTTCTTCAATAATGTTGGCAAGGATGTTACTTTTGATATTCAGAGGAGTTACCTGTCGAAAGTGTTTGAGGATGTCAACGAGCACTACAGCAACAATTGGCATGTTAGATGGGCAGAGTTCAAGCATGCTTATTTTGACACCCCATGGTCCTTCATATCAGCTTTAGCTGCATTTGTTCTACTCGTCCTCACTATGATACAGGCCTTCTTTGCTTTCTATGGATATTTCCGTCCTCCTAAACAGTAATTACATTCTGTTGTTCTATCTTGCAAATTGTACAATCGGAATACACTGAGCGATGAAAAAACCGTTCTCCTTGCAACTCTTTGCTGTCTTACCAAACTCTGTAGTCTGCAGTCTCAAGTAATGATAGTTTTCATAAAGTTTATGATGACAGTTGTACATTAGGCTTTTGCTTGCTCAGAATCATTTTTCTGCGCCTAATTTGACAAAGGAAAAGGCAGCCAACGGATGAAGACTAGGTAACTTTGTTGCATTGAGTGATCTATATACATTCCTGCCTTCCAGGTTCTGGTCAGGACTGCGAGACAAATAAAATAGAGAACAACTCGAATTGCTTATTCTGTAAGAGAAGAGAATGAATCCCAAATGTTGAAAGAagagaatgaataaaaaatgcttCTGCCGCGGCGGTTGTCAAAGAAGCTTGGAATCATTGCCGtccttttcttccttctttgttaGAGAATCGCTTAGTTTAATGGGTAGCTGTTGAATTCGTGATTGCTTTTGGTTCTTGGTTTTCTTGATGATGAGTGAGTGATGAGACAGGTTGGGTATTTATAGGAGACAAAGAACAATCTGATATATTCTTGATGATGAGACTTGGTAACTGATCGAGGAAGATTCTGGGCCCAATAAGAATCCGAAGTCTGATGAAGTTTCTAGTAAATTCTGGATTTAAATTTATggacatgttttttatttgggtttgatTTCTAATGAAAGCACTTCGGACATGCAAAGTTACACAAGCAAGTACAGAGcgtaaaaatattgagatattgCAAGAAACTAAGATTAGAACTTATTGAAGAAAAGCATTAGACTTCCACGTCAACACATATTGCAAAGTCCACCTACAGATCGGATGACAGAGTTTTACAGATTGCAAAGTCCACCTATAGAGTTTCAGTTTCACTCCAACAC contains:
- the LOC118060527 gene encoding UPF0481 protein At3g47200-like; amino-acid sequence: METELRLIGDQSQENAGTSDDHLLPKLLNNSAGKSSCCIFRVPHSLVEINKKAYHPHIVSIGPYHHGKVHLKMIEEHKWRFLGGVLARTQQHGIGINDFFKAIAPIEEKIRDCYSETIECSRQEFLEMMVLDGCFIIELFCIVGGIVQGDIDDPIFKMTRMIFFIMRDLLKLENQIPFFVLETLFETSILSSRKQNVSSLTVLALKFFDHAVQRPPEVLRRYKDIRGGHLLDLFRSTIIPSSQEVHRKISPFLQLIQPANKLHQAGIKFKPRETDSFLDIEFSNGVLEIPLLTVDDFTTSVILNCVAFEQCYAHCSNHITSYVTFMGCLINAPSDAGFLCEYKIVENYFGADEEIASFFNNVGKDVTFDIQRSYLSKVFEDVNEHYSNNWHVRWAEFKHAYFDTPWSFISALAAFVLLVLTMIQAFFAFYGYFRPPKQ